The genome window GATAGATATCAGGTTCTTGCTCTTCGACAAGACGACGAAAAGCATAAAGATCTTCATTACTAAAATGATTAAAACGCGGGTCATATTCACGGACAAAACGTAAAACTTCTTCTTCCGTTTTATCAATAACTGGATGGTTATCGTAAAGCGTGTCATCCAAATCAAACGTGATCGCCAGAATGGGTGATAACGGACGGTAAAAATGCATTAAGGTTTCTCCCTCTTTGCTCTTGGATGAGCCACATCATAAACATTTGCTAAGTGCTGAAAATCAAGGTGCGTATAGATTTGTGTTGTCGATAAATTTGCATGCCCAAGAAGTTCTTGCACTCCACGTAAATTCCCACTTGATTCAAGGATATGTGTCGCAAAAGAGTGGCGTAATTTATGCGGGTTAATGTGGCTATTAACCCCTTGCTTTATACCCCATTGCTCAAAACGTTTCTGTACGTTCCGATTCGAAATACGTTTACCACTTTGGGTTGAAATAAAAACAGCGTCATCTTCTGGCTCATAGAGCTCTCGCATCTCAAGCCAACGCTGTAGCCAACTCACGGCAGTTTTTCCCATTGGCACCCTGCGTTCTTTACTCCCTTTCCCCATAACCCACACTTCACCCGTATTTAAATCAAGATGGCGAACATCTAGCCCAACTAGCTCAGATAAACGTAACCCTGCGCCGTACATCACTTCAAGCATCGTTCGGTCACGTACGACGAGCGGGTCACCACTCTCCATATTCAAAAGTTGGGAGACTTCATCCACATCCATATTTTTAGGAAGACGCTTTTTGGATTTAGGGGCATGAACGGCTTTTGCGGGATTTGCGGGTAATTCCCCTTGGTGCACCATCCAATCAAAAAAACTGCGCAGTGATGATAACCGCAACGCCATACTTGCGGCTTGTAAGCCCGATTTACGACTTTTAGCGGCAACGTTGCGCACAATCGTTGCATCAACTTTTTGCCATTCGTGGATATTTAGTGAGACTAACATTTCCACAATAACACTCAATTGGCGACGATAATTAGTTATCGTGACAGGGCTTAGCCGACGTTCAACACGCAGATAATACAGAAAGGTCTCAATTTGGGTC of Providencia rettgeri contains these proteins:
- the xerC_2 gene encoding Tyrosine recombinase XerC; translation: MPMDRTPIKNQPEGLMTQIETFLYYLRVERRLSPVTITNYRRQLSVIVEMLVSLNIHEWQKVDATIVRNVAAKSRKSGLQAASMALRLSSLRSFFDWMVHQGELPANPAKAVHAPKSKKRLPKNMDVDEVSQLLNMESGDPLVVRDRTMLEVMYGAGLRLSELVGLDVRHLDLNTGEVWVMGKGSKERRVPMGKTAVSWLQRWLEMRELYEPEDDAVFISTQSGKRISNRNVQKRFEQWGIKQGVNSHINPHKLRHSFATHILESSGNLRGVQELLGHANLSTTQIYTHLDFQHLANVYDVAHPRAKREKP